Proteins from one Alysiella filiformis genomic window:
- a CDS encoding molecular chaperone HscC: protein MNTPIGIDLGTTNSLIAIFKDGATEIIPNQHGHLLTPSVVSVDEQDNIIVGIAARERLSTAPHLTAAAFKRFMGTDKIFKLGKREFRAEELSALILGSLKADAEAHLGETVRDVVITVPAYFNAIQRQATQHAAQMAGLNVLRLLNEPTAAGLAYDLQEKPDDTRFLIYDLGGGTFDVSVLDYFDGVVQVSASAGDNHLGGEDFVQVLRHIFLNKVSGSLKANEKEKLLHSKELWQTLETAKRHLGKEERSEITFHYQEQTLQATISRAEFEKAAEPLMARLRQPLERALRDAKLSPNDIDGIITVGGASRMPMIRQSIAQLFRRIALVSVNPDEAIARGAAVQAALIARNESVEETVLTDVMPFSLGTEVAQYLSENEIVGGRFEPIIERNMAVPISREKTFNTMRDNQTQMVIEVLQGESMLARENVKLGELTVKIPAKKAGEVSIDVRFSYDINGLLEVDVSNKDLNIQVNQVFQHNNQTLTPEEVAASRAKLAALKIHPREQQQNVYLLEKAKRLYEECLGDDRHHISHAVARFESALNSQDEKTIKLAQKQLGEFLERYDGGWLL, encoded by the coding sequence ATGAACACCCCCATCGGCATTGATTTAGGCACAACCAACAGCTTAATCGCCATTTTCAAAGATGGCGCAACCGAAATCATTCCCAACCAACACGGGCATTTGCTCACACCATCGGTGGTCAGCGTGGACGAGCAAGACAACATCATCGTGGGCATTGCCGCGCGTGAGCGTTTGTCCACCGCGCCCCATTTAACCGCCGCCGCATTCAAACGCTTTATGGGCACCGACAAAATTTTCAAATTGGGCAAACGCGAATTTCGTGCCGAAGAATTGTCCGCGCTGATTTTGGGCAGCCTGAAAGCAGACGCAGAAGCCCATTTGGGCGAAACCGTGCGCGATGTGGTCATTACCGTACCTGCTTATTTCAACGCGATTCAGCGTCAAGCCACACAACACGCAGCACAAATGGCGGGATTGAACGTGTTGCGCCTGCTCAACGAACCCACCGCCGCAGGTTTAGCCTATGATTTGCAAGAAAAACCCGATGACACGCGCTTTTTGATTTACGATTTGGGCGGTGGCACGTTTGACGTTTCTGTGTTGGATTATTTTGATGGCGTGGTGCAAGTATCCGCCAGCGCAGGCGACAACCATTTGGGCGGCGAAGATTTTGTGCAAGTGTTGCGCCACATTTTTCTGAACAAAGTTTCAGGCAGCCTGAAAGCCAACGAAAAAGAAAAATTGTTGCACAGCAAAGAATTATGGCAAACTTTGGAAACCGCCAAACGCCATCTTGGTAAAGAAGAACGCAGCGAAATCACATTCCATTATCAAGAACAAACCTTGCAAGCCACCATCAGCCGTGCCGAATTTGAAAAAGCCGCCGAGCCTTTGATGGCGCGTTTGCGTCAGCCTTTGGAACGGGCTTTGCGCGATGCCAAATTGTCGCCCAACGACATTGACGGCATCATCACTGTGGGCGGTGCCAGCCGAATGCCGATGATACGTCAATCCATCGCGCAATTATTTCGCCGCATTGCGCTGGTGTCGGTCAATCCCGATGAGGCGATTGCGCGGGGTGCGGCGGTTCAGGCAGCCTTAATCGCGCGAAACGAAAGCGTGGAAGAAACGGTTTTGACCGATGTGATGCCCTTTTCATTGGGAACGGAAGTGGCGCAATACCTTTCCGAAAATGAAATTGTGGGTGGGCGTTTTGAGCCGATTATTGAGCGCAATATGGCAGTACCCATTTCGCGCGAAAAAACCTTCAACACCATGCGCGACAATCAAACCCAAATGGTGATTGAAGTGTTGCAAGGCGAATCCATGCTGGCGCGAGAAAATGTGAAATTGGGCGAACTCACGGTCAAAATCCCAGCCAAAAAAGCGGGCGAAGTGAGCATTGATGTGCGTTTCAGCTACGACATCAACGGCTTATTGGAAGTGGACGTGAGCAATAAAGATTTGAATATTCAAGTAAACCAAGTTTTCCAACACAACAACCAAACGCTCACGCCCGAAGAAGTGGCAGCCTCACGCGCCAAATTGGCAGCCTTAAAAATCCACCCACGCGAGCAGCAACAAAACGTCTATTTGCTGGAAAAAGCCAAACGCTTGTATGAAGAATGCTTGGGCGATGACCGCCACCACATCAGCCACGCCGTAGCGCGATTTGAAAGCGCACTCAACAGCCAAGACGAAAAAACCATCAAATTGGCACAAAAACAATTGGGCGAATTTTTGGAACGTTACGATGGCGGTTGGTTGTTGTAG
- the recN gene encoding DNA repair protein RecN, with product MLLALSLRDFVIVEQLNLDFQQGFTVLTGETGAGKSITLDALSLLLGDKADYSQVRTGAKEAQLSALFDLSEQLDLQHHLREQGLLNEHETELSIRRIIDAKGKSRSFINNQAATLAQLKQIGSQLIDIHGQNAHHSLNQESAQRQLLDAFSGSLNLLAQTQSHYQTWQNAKRTLLAAQTQAEQIVIERERLEWQFNELAQLNLETGEWETLNQSHDSLANAAELLQAASEAQEWVSGDNGLQKQVLKCQRILGKLGDVEPRFAESLTMLDSIEAELSEISHLLGSVLDDVEINPNELAAKETRMRELMSAARKYRVEPEQLPEKWAEIQAALHDLEAAADIAALQKTVAQTESAYMEVAQKLSAARHKAAQKLANETTAHMQNLAMKGAKFHIELLPSSPSAHGLEQVQYQVAANKGSPLRPLNKVASGGELARISLSIQVVTSQYTHVPTLIFDEVDTGIGGAVAETVGRALHTLGRKHQVLAVTHLPQVAACGEHHWQVAKHSTGEQTVSEIKVLNNETRIDEIARMLGGEKITETTRQHAAEMLGLVGG from the coding sequence ATGTTACTCGCTTTATCTTTGCGCGATTTTGTGATTGTGGAACAACTGAATTTGGATTTTCAACAAGGCTTTACCGTTTTAACGGGCGAAACAGGCGCAGGCAAATCCATTACTTTGGACGCGCTGTCACTGCTTTTGGGCGACAAAGCCGATTACAGCCAAGTGCGAACGGGCGCGAAAGAAGCACAACTTTCCGCCCTGTTTGATTTGAGTGAACAACTTGATTTACAACATCATTTGCGTGAACAAGGCTTGTTGAATGAACACGAAACCGAATTGTCCATACGCCGCATTATTGATGCAAAAGGCAAAAGCCGCAGTTTCATCAACAATCAAGCGGCAACGCTGGCGCAATTAAAACAAATCGGCTCGCAACTGATTGACATTCATGGACAAAATGCCCACCATTCGCTCAATCAAGAAAGCGCACAGCGTCAGCTTTTGGATGCGTTTTCAGGCAGCCTGAATTTGCTCGCCCAAACCCAAAGCCATTATCAAACATGGCAAAACGCCAAACGCACCCTGCTCGCTGCCCAAACCCAAGCCGAACAAATCGTCATAGAACGCGAACGTTTGGAATGGCAATTCAATGAGTTAGCCCAACTGAATTTAGAAACAGGCGAATGGGAAACCCTCAATCAATCGCACGACAGTTTGGCAAATGCCGCCGAATTGTTGCAGGCAGCCAGCGAAGCGCAAGAATGGGTGTCAGGCGACAATGGCTTGCAAAAACAGGTATTGAAATGCCAGAGAATTTTGGGCAAATTGGGCGATGTGGAACCGCGTTTTGCCGAAAGTTTGACCATGTTGGACAGCATTGAAGCCGAATTGAGTGAAATCAGCCACTTGCTTGGCAGCGTGTTGGACGATGTGGAAATCAATCCCAACGAATTGGCAGCCAAAGAAACGCGCATGCGCGAATTGATGTCTGCCGCGCGAAAATACCGCGTTGAACCCGAACAACTGCCTGAAAAATGGGCAGAAATTCAGGCAGCCTTGCACGATTTGGAAGCGGCTGCCGACATTGCCGCACTGCAAAAAACGGTGGCGCAAACCGAAAGCGCGTACATGGAAGTGGCACAAAAATTGTCTGCCGCACGCCACAAAGCCGCGCAGAAATTGGCAAACGAAACCACCGCCCACATGCAAAATTTGGCGATGAAAGGGGCGAAATTCCACATTGAATTGTTGCCCAGCAGCCCCAGCGCACACGGTTTGGAGCAGGTGCAATATCAGGTGGCAGCGAATAAGGGCAGCCCTTTGCGTCCTTTGAACAAAGTGGCATCGGGCGGTGAATTGGCAAGGATTAGTCTTTCCATTCAAGTTGTTACCAGTCAATACACCCATGTGCCTACGCTGATTTTTGATGAAGTGGACACGGGCATAGGCGGTGCGGTGGCAGAAACGGTGGGGCGCGCCTTGCACACTTTGGGGCGCAAACATCAGGTTTTGGCGGTAACGCATTTGCCGCAAGTGGCAGCGTGTGGCGAACACCATTGGCAGGTTGCCAAACACAGCACAGGCGAACAAACTGTAAGCGAAATCAAAGTGTTGAACAATGAAACGCGGATTGATGAAATTGCGCGTATGCTTGGTGGCGAAAAAATCACGGAAACCACACGCCAACACGCAGCAGAAATGTTGGGATTGGTTGGGGGATAA
- a CDS encoding DUF4442 domain-containing protein, translating into MLPLPKRKPKSAEHLRRRLNLWSPLFFTGIKITYLSEDYTHCRATLKNWRNTKNSHGTQFGGSLFAMTDPIYAMMCNCLFGEKHYVWDKAAHIEFVKAAQGEVYLDCQISREEIDAILAATADGEKHLPEFTVRVFDQNNETIAIATRTLYVRLKKEFRPK; encoded by the coding sequence ATGCTCCCACTTCCAAAACGCAAACCCAAATCTGCCGAACATTTGCGCCGCCGCTTGAATTTGTGGTCGCCTTTGTTTTTCACAGGCATTAAAATCACTTATTTATCAGAAGATTACACCCATTGTCGTGCCACGCTGAAAAATTGGCGCAACACCAAAAATTCACACGGCACCCAATTTGGCGGCAGCCTGTTTGCCATGACCGACCCCATTTACGCCATGATGTGTAATTGCCTGTTTGGCGAAAAACACTATGTTTGGGACAAAGCCGCCCACATTGAATTTGTCAAAGCCGCGCAGGGCGAAGTGTATTTGGATTGCCAAATCAGCCGCGAAGAAATTGACGCGATACTCGCCGCCACCGCCGATGGCGAAAAGCATTTGCCCGAATTTACCGTGCGCGTGTTTGACCAAAACAATGAAACCATCGCCATTGCCACACGCACGCTTTATGTGCGCTTGAAAAAAGAGTTTCGCCCAAAATAA
- a CDS encoding J domain-containing protein, whose protein sequence is MNCWQILQIAPTSDTKAIRKAYAKLLKTTRPDDDAAAYQNLREAFDEALRLAPYQDEDESPENPPQTDFRQPENPPPTTPNAECAAWIARVQNIIAQDGVVGVLRERQSLSEQIWDTTEIHQRDEAALFWLDFLRGQSHYVPWLWNFGASWFGWWDEDQQLLTEAEFNRLHAKQDDADCVSSPQNVWAHLQSLDENGGDLWAFWQSYPLELAAFSEEEREHLGILLHAWRERDDLPDDLRQAWQAQFPEFSGSLKSAQIAEIDDKLAHLNALFAKDGVAGVWAVHAETEKWLDDLPPLAKPLIAKQMLDLLIQWQTRSAHLWGHWGRRFAWRDNVWGNTALSDDEREHFYYQHHLIDFYHDIKELADFLNHAYQNLSADGSAEIGYFWAVYRADIFMLSETELAQLHALMLHYLRDLPHRLPENVFNDWYEITQGESFRQPEMLEKAEMLVPQYDFSGSTEFSPQDIRAFIDKIYAENQRQSHHLIDKWDEIRALIQKLPLGNEERVSYLLLDFLRENKIFLPRIWSQWGQYFGWHNDYRVSQMLSHDELELLQKYMNIAELQSPDFRQPDTPTRYPISRALSDLAHKGKRGKAALIALILQSEWESEVPSEERKSLFGMSELNHIDQRADTLRMLYFSVLITVSFVVLFSSGHLATDLIAMMLMSAMAVGVFFGVYLFLVGSMHNMAPNFTQKYLQFTGGKIGQIVLGIVLPIAMMCGAIWLKHWGATSSVLNNWFDLHAWKIFWLGILGTGLAWNVNLYRMDEIQFSRWWFVQAALWGGFLFALDNSDIKGDTSSQFWGMDVGLMGEPYFVLWTMIVWLNTSVLLKQICDQRGWLNNPVVQTVLFLPAVVLDYANRVSGSQIWQWLCWQILALGAMSWILPYPQVWLAFYPMLFLLLGLGYTLKNGAKKQILMQEN, encoded by the coding sequence ATGAACTGCTGGCAAATCCTTCAAATCGCCCCCACTTCCGACACCAAAGCCATACGCAAAGCCTACGCCAAATTGCTCAAAACCACGCGCCCAGACGATGACGCTGCCGCCTACCAAAATTTGCGCGAAGCCTTTGATGAAGCCTTGCGGCTTGCGCCTTATCAAGATGAAGATGAATCGCCCGAAAATCCGCCACAAACCGATTTCAGGCAGCCTGAAAATCCACCGCCCACCACGCCCAATGCCGAATGCGCCGCGTGGATTGCGCGTGTGCAAAACATCATCGCCCAAGATGGCGTGGTGGGCGTGTTGCGCGAACGCCAAAGTTTGAGCGAGCAAATTTGGGACACAACCGAAATTCATCAACGTGATGAGGCGGCTTTGTTTTGGCTGGATTTTTTGCGTGGGCAGAGTCATTATGTGCCATGGTTGTGGAATTTTGGCGCATCGTGGTTTGGTTGGTGGGACGAAGACCAGCAGCTTTTGACCGAAGCCGAATTTAACCGCTTGCACGCCAAACAAGATGACGCGGATTGTGTGTCATCGCCACAAAATGTGTGGGCGCATTTGCAAAGTTTGGACGAAAATGGTGGCGATTTGTGGGCGTTTTGGCAAAGTTATCCGCTTGAATTGGCGGCATTTTCGGAAGAAGAACGCGAACATTTGGGCATTTTGCTCCATGCGTGGCGTGAACGCGATGATTTGCCCGATGATTTGCGTCAAGCGTGGCAAGCGCAATTTCCTGAATTTTCAGGCAGCCTGAAAAGCGCGCAAATCGCTGAAATTGACGACAAATTGGCGCATTTAAATGCACTTTTTGCAAAAGATGGCGTGGCGGGTGTGTGGGCGGTGCACGCGGAAACGGAAAAGTGGTTGGACGATTTGCCACCGCTTGCCAAGCCGCTTATTGCCAAGCAAATGCTTGATTTGTTGATACAATGGCAAACACGTTCGGCGCATTTGTGGGGGCATTGGGGGCGGCGTTTTGCGTGGCGCGACAATGTGTGGGGCAACACGGCTTTGAGCGATGATGAGCGCGAGCATTTTTATTATCAACATCATCTGATTGATTTTTATCATGATATTAAGGAGTTGGCGGATTTTCTCAATCACGCCTATCAAAATTTGAGCGCGGACGGCAGCGCGGAAATCGGCTATTTTTGGGCGGTGTATCGCGCGGACATTTTTATGCTGTCTGAAACGGAATTGGCGCAACTTCATGCCTTAATGTTGCATTATTTGCGCGATTTGCCGCACCGTTTGCCCGAAAATGTGTTCAACGATTGGTATGAAATCACGCAGGGGGAAAGTTTCAGGCAGCCTGAAATGCTGGAAAAGGCGGAAATGCTTGTGCCGCAATACGATTTTTCAGGCAGCACCGAATTTTCGCCACAAGATATTCGTGCTTTCATTGACAAAATTTATGCGGAAAATCAGCGTCAATCTCATCATTTGATTGATAAATGGGACGAAATCCGCGCTTTAATCCAAAAATTGCCTTTGGGCAATGAAGAGCGCGTGTCGTATTTGCTGCTGGATTTTTTGCGTGAAAACAAGATTTTCCTACCGCGCATTTGGTCGCAATGGGGTCAATATTTTGGCTGGCACAACGATTATCGTGTGTCGCAAATGCTGTCGCACGATGAATTGGAATTGTTGCAAAAATACATGAACATAGCCGAATTGCAATCGCCCGATTTCAGGCAGCCTGACACGCCCACGCGCTACCCGATTTCACGCGCTTTGAGCGATTTGGCGCACAAGGGCAAACGTGGCAAAGCCGCGCTTATCGCACTGATTTTGCAAAGTGAATGGGAAAGCGAAGTCCCCAGCGAAGAGCGTAAAAGTCTGTTTGGCATGAGCGAACTCAATCACATTGACCAACGCGCGGATACTTTGCGTATGCTGTATTTTTCGGTGTTGATTACTGTGTCATTTGTGGTTTTGTTTTCCAGTGGTCATTTGGCTACGGACTTGATTGCCATGATGTTGATGAGTGCAATGGCTGTGGGCGTGTTTTTCGGCGTTTATTTATTTTTGGTGGGTTCAATGCACAATATGGCACCGAATTTCACGCAAAAATATTTGCAATTTACAGGCGGAAAAATCGGGCAAATCGTTTTGGGTATTGTGCTGCCGATTGCCATGATGTGTGGCGCAATTTGGCTGAAACATTGGGGCGCAACCAGCAGCGTATTGAATAATTGGTTTGACCTTCACGCTTGGAAAATTTTTTGGTTGGGCATTTTGGGTACAGGCTTGGCGTGGAATGTGAATCTTTACCGCATGGACGAAATCCAATTTTCGCGTTGGTGGTTTGTTCAGGCTGCTTTGTGGGGCGGATTTTTGTTTGCGCTGGACAATTCCGACATCAAAGGCGACACATCCAGCCAATTTTGGGGCATGGACGTGGGCTTGATGGGTGAACCGTATTTTGTTTTGTGGACGATGATTGTGTGGCTCAACACCAGCGTTTTGCTCAAACAAATCTGCGACCAACGCGGCTGGCTGAACAATCCTGTGGTGCAAACGGTGCTGTTTTTGCCTGCGGTGGTGTTGGATTATGCCAATCGCGTTTCAGGCAGCCAAATTTGGCAATGGCTATGCTGGCAAATTTTGGCATTGGGTGCAATGTCGTGGATTTTGCCGTATCCGCAAGTGTGGTTGGCGTTTTATCCCATGTTGTTTTTGCTGTTGGGCTTGGGCTATACTTTAAAAAATGGGGCGAAAAAGCAGATTTTGATGCAAGAAAATTGA
- a CDS encoding P-II family nitrogen regulator: MKKIEAIIKPFKLDDVREALTELGIAGMTVTEVKGFGRQRGHTEVYRGAEYAVDFLPKVKLEIVLADDMVERAVETIMEAARSGKIGDGKIFVLPVDDVIRIRTGETGENAV, from the coding sequence ATGAAAAAAATTGAAGCCATCATCAAACCTTTTAAACTGGACGATGTGCGCGAAGCCTTAACCGAATTGGGCATTGCAGGCATGACCGTAACCGAAGTCAAAGGTTTCGGTCGCCAACGTGGACACACCGAAGTGTATCGCGGTGCAGAATATGCCGTTGATTTTCTGCCCAAAGTCAAGCTGGAAATTGTGCTGGCAGACGATATGGTAGAACGCGCCGTAGAAACCATTATGGAAGCCGCCCGTTCGGGTAAAATTGGCGATGGCAAAATTTTCGTGCTGCCTGTGGACGATGTCATTCGCATTCGCACAGGCGAAACGGGCGAGAATGCCGTTTGA